Proteins encoded in a region of the Onthophagus taurus isolate NC chromosome 10, IU_Otau_3.0, whole genome shotgun sequence genome:
- the LOC111413622 gene encoding aminopeptidase N-like has protein sequence MKIAIIISVFLVSSFISCSSASNATKDLNPEDYRLPRNVAPIQYEVLLVPNFETDTFAGNVVIYINILEATSSITLHSRDLKIYLENINFSCAKAGDFYPTSIEFSEDDRQFFIINLPVTLESGDVCTCMIYQFEGILHVDHEGFYLAKYTNEDGEVRKLATTQFQPTAARRAFPCFDEPAIKAFFKFTIMRPHDYISITNTELSYSEEVNDVSVVDFFQQSHNVMSTYLVAIVVADFKYVQDGSHRVLGRPQFINEGRGSYALSQSKPLLYGIEDIVNVDYSWPKMDQVGIPDDYFWAGAMENWGLVTYRESLLLYKEGLTSSQGKQNIILIMAHEYGHKWFGNLVTPDWWNVLWVSEGFASYFDYFGPAIDTVEPGMEMDAQFAIRHTQNALRQDSAMNTTPMRREISSVSTPAEVMSMFNFVVYPKAASVIRMVEQILTTPVFRLGLTNYLETLQYTTAISEDLYRFWQEAVDSSGISYLPQYENVSSVMLTWELNAGYPLLTISRNYATGNVNFEQRRFLETNVDDPSIWSIPISYSTTSFLNFANTEPLTWLLDRFDSESLDISSNEWLIVNNQQSGYFRVNYDITNWYLIISYLNTVDFDLIHRNNRAQLIDDSFTLARFGVIDYFIPLDLSLYLIRETDFIPLWPYFQTLSFLDIYMQNSAFLTQYRNYFQGVLSTAFNTVGLSENSNDSHLVKLLRPQLLHWICRHGHLSCRFHSLTEIRNWRDNGVLVPPNVQTVYACSALRVGNQGDFDFLYNLYLTSELQVRERMIPALGCAENEEVLENYLNIILAENSTILSQDRLPALNAIHGAGSIGLEYFYSYFKQNYGLFRARFSESQFRSIVNSLANRFTTEAQLQDFREFSTLSDAAELFETAINNTSSNVQWGTRNVPRIGAWLTTRSNVL, from the exons ATGAAAATCGCAATAATTATAAGTGTGTTTTTAGtctcttcttttatttcttgttcTTCCGCTTCGAACGCaactaaagatttaaatccaGAAGATTATAGGTTACCGAGGAATGTTGCTCCAATTCAATACGAAGTTTTGTTGGTTCCAAACTTTGAAACTGATACTTTCGCCGGAAACGTAGTcatctatattaatattttagaagcaACCAGCTCAATTACGTTACATTCAAGagatctaaaaatttatttggaaaatattaattttagttgtgCAAAAGCTGGGGATTTTTATCCAACTTCCATTGAATTTTCTGAagatgatcgacaattttttataattaatcttCCAGTTACTCTTGAATCAGGGGATGTTTGCACTTGTATGATTTACCAATTCGAAGGGATTTTACACGTCGATCATGAAGGATTTTATTTGGCTAAATACACCAATGAAGACGGTGAAGTGCGAAAATTGGCAACAACACAATTTCAACCCACAGCAGCTAGAAGAGCGTTTCCGTGTTTTGATGAACCCGCCATAAAAGCTTTCTTTAAGTTTACCATTATGAGACCACACGATTATATAAGTATTACAAACACCGAATTGAGTTATTCAGA GGAAGTCAATGATGTTAGTGTAGTTGACTTTTTTCAACAATCCCATAACGTGATGTCAACGTATTTGGTGGCCATCGTTGTTGCTGATTTTAAGTACGTACAAGATGGGAGTCATAGAGTTTTGGGCAGACCACAATTTATTAACGAAGGTCGTGGAAGTTATGCTTTATCTCAAAGTAAACCTTTACTTTATGGAATTGAGGACATCGTTAATGTTGATTATAGTTGGCCTAAAATGGATCAAGTTGGGATACCAGATGATTATTTTTGGGCTGGAGCTATGGAAAATTGGGGACTGGTGACTTATAg GGAATCATTATTACTCTACAAAGAAGGTTTGACATCGAGCCAAGgtaaacaaaacataattttaattatggcTCACGAATATGGTCACAAATGGTTTGGAAATCTGGTAACACCAGATTGGTGGAATGTTTTATGGGTTAGCGAAGGTTTTGCAAGTTATTTCGATTATTTTGGACCGGCAATTGATACg gTTGAACCTGGAATGGAAATGGAtgcacaatttgctataagACATACTCAAAATGCTTTAAGACAAGATAGTGCGATGAATACAACCCCGATGCGCCGAGAAATAAGCAGTGTTAGCACACCAGCTGAAGTCATGAGcatgtttaattttgttgtttatccAAAAGCTGCGTCAGTTATAAGAATGGTGGAACAAATTTTAACAACTCCCGTTTTTCGACTGGGGTTAACAAATTACTTAGAGACgct ccAATACACCACAGCTATTTCTGAAGATTTATATCGGTTTTGGCAAGAAGCTGTTGATTCCAGCGGGATTTCTTATTTACCacaatacgaaaatgtatCATCAGTAATGTTAACGTGGGAATTAAACGCTGGTTATCCTTTACTTACTATTAGCAGAAATTATGCCACCGgtaatgttaattttgaacaacGAAGATTTCTCGAAACAAACGTCGACGATCCATCAATTTGGAGCATCCCAATAAGTTATTCAACCACATCCTTCTTAAATTTCGCCAATACAGAACCACTAACCTGGCTTCTCGATCGATTTGATTCAGAATCACTCGATATCTCATCAAATGAATGGTTAATTGTAAATAACCAACAATCGGGATATTTCAGAGTTAATTACGACATTACTAATTGGTATTTGATCATCAGTTATCTAAATACAGTTGACTTCGACTTGATTCATCGAAATAATCGTGCCCAATTAATCGACGATTCATTCACTTTGGCTCGATTTGGTGTTATAGATTATTTCATTCCTTTAGATTTgagtttatatttaataaggGAAACAGATTTTATTCCTTTATGGCCGTATTTCCAAACACTTTCTTTCTTGGATATTTACATGCAAAATAGTGCATTTTTAACGCAATACAGG aattatttcCAAGGCGTTTTAAGCACCGCTTTTAACACGGTTGGATTGAGCGAAAATTCCAATGATAGTCATTTAGTAAAGTTATTGCGTCCACAACTTTTGCATTGGATATGTAGACACGGACATCTTTCGTGTCGATTCCATTCCTTGACGGAAATTCGTAATTGGAGAGATAATGGAGTTTTGGTTCCTCCAAATGTTCAAACGGTTTATGCTTGTTCTGCACTTAGAGTTGGAAACCAAGGGGATTTCGATTTCCTTTACAACCTATACTTAACTTCTGAACTTCAAGTTCGCGAAAGAATGATACCGGCTTTGGGTTGTGCCGAAAATGAGGaagttttggaaaattatttaaacattattttggcGGAGAATAGCACGATTTTATCACAAGATCGTTTGCCGGCTTTAAACGCGATTCATGGAGCTGGATCTATTGGACTTGAATACttttattcatattttaaacaaaattacgGTTTATTTAGGGCGAGATTTTCTGAAAGTCAATTTAGATCTATTGTTAATTCATTAGCGAATCGGTTTACAACAGAAGCTCAATTACAAgat ttcCGTGAGTTTTCAACTCTTTCCGATGCAGctgaattatttgaaacagcTATAAATAACACTTCATCAAACGTGCAATGGGGTACAAGAAATGTTCCACGCATTGGAGCTTGGCTTACTACAAGAAGTaatgttttgtaa
- the LOC111413597 gene encoding CREB/ATF bZIP transcription factor-like, with amino-acid sequence MEFRKRSECETDSQEDSDYETTRSKRKLSLLTTNYDDDLTRKRPRCFTRNALMARENRLRKKMYVESLERNMAKLTQENRKLKSKVENQSQMINQLTKEVRYVKNVLANSTDITTILRSIHHNTGMLVGTSLDKSLSFTSYVSKKQSDCSLSNTEDLLSSVKNEIDFGDLFNDPELLQIEETNVNNTENTFEEHNYISRNHNEGEEDVGVCLHVSKHRVSLEFCSKCNDEAAGVWKNDF; translated from the coding sequence ATGGAATTTAGAAAACGGTCTGAATGCGAAACCGATTCGCAAGAAGACTCAGATTATGAAACAACCAGGTCAAAACGTAAATTATCTCTCCTAACCACGAATTACGACGATGATTTAACCAGAAAACGACCGAGATGTTTCACAAGGAACGCATTGATGGCCCGTGAAAATCGTTTGAGGAAGAAAATGTacgttgaaagtttggagagaAATATGGCGAAATTAACGCAAGAGAATcggaaattaaaaagtaaagttgAAAATCAAAGTCAAATGATTAATCAATTAACGAAAGAAGTGAGATatgtcaaaaatgttttagcgAACAGTACGGATATTACAACCATTTTACGTTCGATACATCATAACACAGGTATGTTAGTTGGGACTTCATTGGATAAGTCTTTATCTTTCACGAGTTATGTTTCAAAAAAGCAGTCTGATTGTTCTCTGAGCAACACAGAAGATTTACTTAGCTCcgtaaaaaatgaaattgattttggagatttatttaatgatcctgaattattacaaattgaaGAAACTAATGTGAATAACACTGAAAATACTTTTGAAGAACATAATTATATTTCCCGGAATCATAATGAAGGTGAAGAAGATGTTGGGGTTTGTCTACACGTCTCTAAACATCGAGTATCCTTGGagttttgttcaaaatgcaaTGATGAAGCTGCGGGAGTTTGGAAGAACGATTTTTGA